The following nucleotide sequence is from Citrus sinensis cultivar Valencia sweet orange chromosome 6, DVS_A1.0, whole genome shotgun sequence.
TAAACATTTAGAATTTTCGTCTGATTAATTAATCAGATGGCATTCGGACACATCAAATGTCTTTTTGTAGGCTATGGTACAAGCAAATTCCTGTTTGttgaaaacaacaacaaatcaaTCTGCATACATACAAGTTCTATAGTTTTATATAGTAGCTACTGATGCAATGCAACACGTATCGGCatagttaaagaaaaaaaaaaaaaaaagacagatttatcaactaaatttattcatGGTTTTAGTTGCTTAACATTAAATTGAAGTTATACAACGTTGATTACTATGACTAATGATAAAaagaatgaattttataaaaaaaataataataacaaggaTCTAATGTGTTGAgctaaatttttgttaagtaCTGAATCAACCACTGAGATATACTTTTTaagagtaattttataataagggaatatggataaattaaaaagacaaagaaaacacaaactctaattcaatatattttattttttagtgtaGTAAAATATGTGCTTTCTTATATACCATTTGGCTTATCCCTTACTTTAAATTCTCTTATTGTAAAAGTACCCAATTTTCATAGTTATTGTTGTTATAGGATATTCAACTATCTGAAGGAACAAGAAAATATTCGACCCGAAACCGACTTTAGAAGTGCAACTGCAGTCGCAGCTGAGCGCAGGGCCATGACAAGAACAAGTTTCTGAGCaccacttttttatttatttgatcgGATTACTGATGTTGATTTATGTGGTCTGCatactttttttcctttttaggTTTCACCATTTACGTATTGATGTCctcttaattttaatctgaatgtgtttttatatgtttagtgtaattttcatttattgtaTGCACTGTGATTCAGCTGAATTGCTGAAATGGTTATATTTATTGGTATTTTTGTATATGTATAATCAATTTTCTAATGACATTTCGAGCTAAAATAAAACACCAAGTctcaacaatttttaatacttcaGCATTGAATTGTTAACAGCTGTATATTCAAAACtgtataatgtaattttgaagAAGGAGAATATTGAGGCCAAAGTGGGACAATCATGATGATTAAAGAACCTAAAATTGACAATAGAATTTGAAAGTTTTATAATGAATATTATTGTCTGACCATTGTCAGTCGGTCAAAGAATGATTTAACCCGGGATTTGAATAGAACCACaacaaacatttaaattaatacaagacaaatgaaaattatagtAAACGAAAATGCCTTTTGAGGATAGGGTCTATAGTTGTCGCAAAGAACATTATCAGTCTTCATATGTTTGATTGTTTAGAACACTCATAAGGGGGTGATTATGAAACCCATCGATCgagttgaaaaaaatagtCAGACGATCGATCATAGGGTTATGAGTAGCGAGAACTGATCAAATCCCAATGATGTAGGACAATATCTTCATCTTTATCGGCCCATAATttgagattaaattatttgttttggtTCCATAATATATCGTTTGAAGGTTTTCACAAAATGAATGTAGATAATAGTTGCTTTTATTATTACAGGATACTAGACTGTCCctaaatttcttcattttagaCCTTAATTCTTTAGTTGAAAAtctctttctaattttttcgGTTACTTATTGTATTTTTACACTAGTTTTTCTATatctttcattaataaaatcatattattcggaatttgttcttcatcttttttttttttaatcactcacccaagaaaatgaaatgggTTCATCTGCGAAcgtttgtaatttttcttttctttttgaatttgcCAAGGTTcgtaaattaattgataaaaaggAGTTGCCGAGTGCGACACACGAGCCTTGATGGTGCCAAGATCCATATTGTATTCGCATAACttgattaattcttttaattttgttgccTCCCCAAACTAAGTTCAAGGCCAAAATTAATACAACTTTCGACCATCGCCATTCACCACTTGCTTCACCTAACCCTGCATACACAATAATAAAACACAATGGCTCGCGCACGCAGGTTATTGCTTTTGCTTAGGACTTGGACTTATTATCATCGATCTCTTCTTTGaagctaaaattttaattggacTAAGAAAAGGACATTAATGTTAATTGGACGATTTTGATGATGCCAACAATGACTTCATCTACGATTGagacatttaattaaatttggagCAGTTATTTTTGATGAAACAAGCAAGGCAGTATATAACCAGCAATTAATAGCATGCATTTCAACGgcttaattctttaatttgtggATAATGCTGTGCATCtcatttatcaattttgtGATTATCTATAATCTCCATCAATTACAGCTAAGTTTCATCCTTGACTACTAGATTTAGGAATTAGATATGGAAGaattaatatatgttattACAATGGACGGTCTTTGAAATTCCAACTTGAGAACATTTCCAAATTTGGCTCTTAatcttatcttttttcttctttttttttccctcttctttatttcccTTTGGGTTTTGCTTTTAGACCAATCAATTTAAGATTTGGATatagtaatatatatatatatatatatatatatatcaagcTCTTGAGTTACGTCAAAAGATTCATTCAGGTATAAATAGAAACTTTTAAGCTTTAttcctttttaaaatacaatatttagaaaatagtcaaaCTACAAATACTTCCTTAATCTTTCTAgagaataaatttcttttggaaaaaaaaattaaaaaaaattgttcgtAGTTtctcataaatataaaatgcgGCGTACGGCATAAGTCTAAAACCGGTCATCTGGATTTCAAGAATATGATCGACAAATATTAATGGAATCCAGCTACATATGAGCATGATCTTGACGAaaagcaataataattaagataatGTGACCAAAGATTTGGAATTTCCAGCAAACGGTTTTCTAATGTTAATATTTTCAGGAAGATTctctatataattttaaagaaaaaaagatcgaaattttaaaaatttaattcggCTAGCTAATTAGCTAATTAGGTCAATCACATCCTGATCCTGATAGTGTTGTTAATTAGGATTAGATCTTGTAGTGATACATGTGGCGCACCCAGAATGCACCACCAACTGATCATACTGCAATAGTAGAAATCTTACTCTAAAACCACATCTAAACAGAacacaacaaaattttaattattttaataatccATGATGAAGCTAGCAAGAAAAATATGCAcagaaaaaagtttaaaaaagggacaataaataattaacaaaccGACCAATCGTATTAAAAAAGTTCCCTAAGATTGAactaaccctaaaaaaaatcaattaaaaaataagaaaaatgtgaATCAACATAAGATTACAGTGAGATTAGGTGGATTGTATTGCAGTTTAGCTATAGCTTTCAAGGGTCTTCGTGTGGGTTTTGCTTTtgcatatatatttgaattttgaagtaCTCTCTTCATCGGGAAGCTTACGTGGGTTAGCGTGAAGAGGTGGACTCCTACCCATTACGCCACGTCACCACGCTCACCCTCTTATAAACCAAATTCCCACCATCCTTGGGTCATTCAAGCACAAGTCACAAGCtttcaaaaaaacaaatggaGGGCCTTATTCCTTTTGTTTATAGAgcaataatgcaatacaaaaATGGAAACCAGGTGGGTTTCGGCTCATGGTATGGTGAGTCACCTTCAGCTTCTTACATGAGACTCCCTGGAGATTCTGGTCGGTTTCAGACATCTGATTTGTTTCAACATGATTATGGCTCCATGTCCGTGGCTCCAAATTCTGCAACTTCTACAAAGATTATTCTATCAACTGGGGTTCAATCTCCTGTTTGTCGTTTGACGACTCGTCGAGTTGCTACATgatcatcaattcatcatgaCGATCAAGATtgtatgttaaaatattgcaGTGACATGCCTGAAGAAAGCTGAAGGTGTGGAACTTGGAATTTGTCAAATATGGTGATGGATTTGTGGTAATTGTATTCAGAATGTTCTGATACATGgtttctattattattgttattttttcttatttgtggTGTTTAGTAATAAGCATGTGGAAACCAAAGGGGCCATATGCTTTGTGTTGTTATTACTTTGTTAGTGTGAAAGAtcgatgaagaaaaaaaattaagcgtGCGGAAAAACCAAAATGGACCGCATGTTTAATTTCTGATGGTATTGTAAAAATGTGAAGTTAATATATTGTGGTTAGATTGTGTATcgaatttatgttttttgttGTCATGTCGttttgagtttttgttgtacctttgagacaaatttttttttttcaaaaaagtaaaataagtgAGCCAAAATTTTTAACTCTGAAAGAAGCAAAATTTGGATCTTTGGAACAGAGAAAACAGagcaaaaaatttcttaacaTGGAAATATATCTATCAGTGCCAGTATCTCACTAGAGATACTAGCACTTGAATATGATTAAAAGAATTGATCTAATCTTGTACGCAATTGAatcttaataatttaagaataacaTATTGAAGGAGCAATATCAGTCCCATTTTTCGGAAAGAATTTGTTTTCATTATTCCCTCTCATGCCTGAGCTCCAATTGCTACCCACAAAGTCATAGTCTCATAGAGCTCAGTTACTCCTCACAAGGCTGTCATAAGAGATTTTGCAGTTTTTCGACCAAAGATACCCTCATGCTTTAAACAAAGGAGAGAATCTGTGGCCTCCAGAAATT
It contains:
- the LOC102615992 gene encoding uncharacterized protein LOC102615992; amino-acid sequence: MEGLIPFVYRAIMQYKNGNQVGFGSWYGESPSASYMRLPGDSGRFQTSDLFQHDYGSMSVAPNSATSTKIILSTGVQSPVCRLTTRRVAT